The following coding sequences are from one Aethina tumida isolate Nest 87 chromosome 2, icAetTumi1.1, whole genome shotgun sequence window:
- the LOC109599937 gene encoding adenosine 3'-phospho 5'-phosphosulfate transporter 2 translates to MYSKKNLDLDPEPEKPKITILCLDITNTGQTNQFFICTAAVFMFFLLYGYMQELIFTIDGFQPYGWFLTCLQFALYSVFGFIETRIRSLTSRKIPIKTYFLLALLTLGTMGLSNASLGYLNYPTQVIFKCCKLIPVLIGGILIQQKRYGPLDFIAALLMCVGLTLFILADSQVQPNFTTKGIIMISLALLCDAIIGNVQEKSMKNYGASNAEVVLYSYFFGFLFIFTVMILSGEFIDGIQFYATNPRKTYGYTFLFSLTGYLGIQIVLTLVRTTGAFTAITVTTCRKAVTISMSFLFFNKPFTLQYLWSGLIVVIGIYMNLYNKKNPMSLTDLEGIFFKCINRFKGSLHRKKYKDGEYMSV, encoded by the exons atgtactctAAAAAGAACCTGGACCTAGATCCCGAACCGGAAAAACCTAAAATAACCATCTTATGCCTGGACATAACGAACACTGGCCAAACCAATCAGTTTTTCATATGCACTGCGGccgtttttatgtttttcttaCTTTATGGGTACATGCAGGAGTTGATTTTCACCATTGACGGTTTCCAGCCGTACGGATGGTTCCTGACATGTCTGCAGTTTGCTTTGTACAGCGTTTTCGGGTTCATTGAGACTCGAATTCGGAGTCTTACTTCCAGAAA GATACCGATAAAAACGTATTTTCTTTTAGCCCTTTTAACATTAGGCACAATGGGTTTGTCGAACGCCTCTTTAGGCTACTTAAACTACCCAACACAGGTCATCTTCAAGTGCTGTAAGCTAATTCCAGTACTGATTGGGGGTATTTTAATCCAACAAAAACGGTATGGTCCGTTGGATTTTATTGCCGCTCTTTTAATGTGTGTTGGTCTAACATTGTTTATATTGG CTGATTCACAAGTGCAACCAAACTTTACTACTAAGggaataataatgatttcacTAGCACTGCTGTGTGATGCAATTATAGGTAATGTTCAGGAAAAGTCAATGAAGAATTATGGTGCATCAAATGCTGAGGTTGTCCTCTATTCATATTTCTTTGggttcctttttatttttacagttatGATCCTTTCTGGAGAATTTATTGATGgtatacaattttatgcaaCT AATCCCAGAAAAACTTATGggtatacatttttgttttcccTGACTGGCTATTTAGGTATACAAATAGTTTTAACTTTGGTGAGGACAACAGGGGCTTTTACAGCCATAACAGTAACCACCTGCAGGAAAGCTGTGACAATCTCCAtgtcatttttgttttttaacaaaccTTTTACATTACA gTATTTATGGTCTGGATTGATAGTAGTAATAGgaatatatatgaatttatacaataaaaaaaacccAATGTCACTGACAGATTTAGaaggaatatttttcaaatgtatcaACAGGTTCAAAGGTTCCCTACACAGaaagaaatataaggatggGGAATATATGTCTGTTTAG